A single Eubalaena glacialis isolate mEubGla1 chromosome 18, mEubGla1.1.hap2.+ XY, whole genome shotgun sequence DNA region contains:
- the LRFN3 gene encoding leucine-rich repeat and fibronectin type-III domain-containing protein 3, whose product MAVLPLLLCLLPLAPASSPPQPATPSPCPRRCRCQTQSLPLSVLCPGAGLLFVPPSLDRRAAELRLADNFIATVRRRDLANMTGLLHLSLSRNTIRHVAAGAFADLRALRALHLDGNRLTSLGEGQLRGLVNLRHLILSNNQLAALAAGALDDCAETLEDLDLSYNNLEQLPWEALGRLGNVNTLGLDHNLLASVPAGAFSRLHKLARLDMTSNRLTTIPPDPLFSRLPLLARPRGSPASALVLAFGGNPLHCNCELVWLRRLAREDDLEACASPPALGGRYFWAVGEEEFVCEPPVVTHRSPPLAVPAGRPAALRCRAVGDPEPRVRWVSPQGRLLGNSSRARAFPNGTLELLVTEPGDGGIFTCIAANAAGEATAAVELTVGPPPPPQLANSTSCDPPRDGDPDALTPPSAASVSASAKAADAGPPTDRGVQVTEHGATAALVQWPDQRPIPGIRMYQIQYNSSADDILVYRMIPADSSSFLLTDLASGRTYDLCVLAVYEDGATGLTATRPVGCHRFSTEPALRPCGAPHAPFLGGTMIIALGGVIVASVLVFIFVLLMRYKVHGGQPPGKAKAPAPVSSVCSQTNGALGPTLAPPAPEPATPRAHTVVQLDCEPWGPSHEPTGP is encoded by the exons ATGGCCGTCCTCCCTCTGCTCCTCTGCCTGCTGCCGCTGGCCCCCGCCTCGTCTCCACCCCAGCCAGCCACACCTAGCCCGTGTCCCCGCCGCTGCCGCTgccagacacagtccctgcccctaAGCGTGCTGTGCCCGGGGGCAGGCCTTCTGTTCGTTCCGCCCTCGCTGGACCGCCGGGCGGCCGAGCTGCGCCTGGCGGACAACTTCATCGCGACCGTGCGGCGCCGTGACCTGGCCAACATGACGGGCCTGCTGCACCTGAGCTTGTCACGCAACACCATCCGCCACGTGGCCGCCGGCGCCTTCGCTGACCTTCGCGCCCTGCGCGCTCTGCACCTGGACGGCAACCGGCTGACCTCGCTGGGTGAGGGGCAGCTGCGCGGCCTGGTCAACTTACGCCACCTCATCCTGAGCAACAACCAGCTGGCAGCCCTGGCGGCTGGGGCCCTGGACGACTGCGCTGAGACACTCGAGGACCTCGACCTCTCCTACAACAACCTCGAACAACTGCCCTGGGAGGCGCTGGGCCGCCTGGGCAACGTCAACACGCTGGGCCTCGACCACAACCTACTGGCTTCCGTGCCCGCCGGCGCCTTTTCCCGCCTGCACAAGCTGGCGCGGCTGGACATGACCTCCAACCGCCTAACCACCATCCCACCCGACCCACTCTTCTCCCGCCTGCCGCTGCTGGCCAGGCCCCGCGGCTCCCCCGCGTCCGCCCTGGTGCTGGCCTTCGGCGGGAACCCCCTGCACTGCAACTGCGAGCTGGTGTGGCTCCGGCGGCTGGCGCGGGAGGACGACCTCGAGGCCTGCGCCTCCCCGCCGGCCCTGGGCGGCCGCTACTTCTGGGCTGTGGGTGAGGAGGAGTTTGTGTGCGAGCCCCCCGTGGTGACACACCGTTCGCCGCCCCTGGCCGTGCCTGCCGGTCGGCCAGCCGCCCTGCGCTGCCGGGCAGTGGGCGACCCCGAGCCCCGCGTGCGCTGGGTGTCACCCCAGGGCCGGCTGCTGGGCAACTCGAGCCGAGCTCGCGCCTTCCCTAACGGGACGCTGGAGCTGCTGGTCACCGAGCCGGGCGATGGTGGCATCTTTACCTGCATCGCGGCCAATGCAGCTGGCGAGGCCACGGCTGCTGTGGAGCTGACCGTgggccccccgccgcccccccagCTAGCCAACAGCACAAGCTGTGACCCCCCGCGGGACGGGGATCCTGATGCCCTCACCCCGCCCTCTGCCGCCTCGGTCTCTGCCTCCGCCAAGGCGGCTGACGCTGGGCCCCCTACCGACCGTGGCGTCCAGGTGACTGAGCATGGGGCCACAGCTGCTCTAGTCCAGTGGCCAGATCAGCGGCCCATCCCAGGCATCCGCATGTACCAAATCCAGTACAACAGCTCAGCCGACGACATCCTCGTCTACAG GATGATCCCAGCCGACAGCAGCTCCTTCCTGTTGACGGACCTGGCGTCAGGCCGCACCTACGATCTGTGTGTGCTAGCCGTGTACGAGGACGGCGCCACGGGGCTGACAGCCACACGGCCCGTGGGCTGCCACCGCTTCTCCACTGAGCCAGCGCTGCGGCCCTGCGGGGCCCCACACGCACCCTTCCTGGGCGGCACTATGATCATCGCACTGGGTGGTGTTATCGTGGCCTCGGTACTGGTCTTCATCTTCGTGCTGCTCATGCGCTACAAGGTGCACGGTGGCCAACCCCCGGGCAAGGCCAAGGCACCTGCGCCTGTCAGCAGCGTTTGCTCCCAGACCAATGGCGCCCTGGGCCCCACGCTGGCCCCGCCGGCTCCTGAGCCGGCCACACCCAGGGCCCACACCGTGGTCCAGCTGGACTGTGAGCCCTGGGGGCCCAGCCACGAACCCACGGGACCCTAG